The Papaver somniferum cultivar HN1 chromosome 3, ASM357369v1, whole genome shotgun sequence genome includes a region encoding these proteins:
- the LOC113356406 gene encoding probable L-ascorbate peroxidase 6, chloroplastic/mitochondrial isoform X2: protein MAAEQIVLSSTMSCLTTPASSSPSRLPPFSSSTKSRVSLLSTSSPSSVTSLRSSTFYSSPLPSLSIHHQRRSSLTHVTKTGAAVVNPTCSASDPDQLKSAREDIKQLLKTTFCHPIMIRLGWHDAGTYNKDIQEFPQRGGANGSLRFDVELKHGANAGLVNALKLLQPIKEKYPGVTYADLFQLASATAIEDAGGPKIPMKYGRVDVSVPDECPEEGRLPDAGPPSPADHLRKVFYRMGLNDKEIVALSGAHTLGRSRPERSGWGKPETKYTKDGPGAPGGQSWTAEWLKFDNSYFKDIKEKRDEDLLVLPTDAALFEDPSFKVYAEKYATNQEEFFKDYAEAHAKLSNQGAQFNPPEGFSIEDGSPNPKAEKFVASKYSSGKG, encoded by the exons aTGGCAGCTGAACAGATAGTGTTGTCATCAACAATGTCTTGCTTAACTACTCCtgcttcttcttcaccttctcgtCTCCCTCCAttttcttcatcaacaaaatccaGAGTTTCTTTACTCTCTACTTCATCTCCTTCTTCTGTTACTTCTCTTAGATCTTCCACTTTTTATTCTTCTCCTCTTCCTTCTCTCTCCATCCATCATCAAAGGAGGTCATCATTGACTCATGTAACCAAGACAGGAGCAGCAGTAGTGAATCCAACATGCTCTGCATCAGATCCCGATCAGTTGAAAAGTGCAAGAGAAGATATCAAACAACTTCTCAAGACTACTTTCTGTCATCCAATCATG ATTCGTTTGGGATGGCATGATGCTGGTACTTATAACAAGGATATTCAAGAGTTCCCACAAAGAGGTGGAGCTAATGGAAGTTTGCGTTTCGATGTAGAACTGAAACATGGAGCTAATGCTG GTCTTGTTAATGCATTGAAGCTACTTCAGCCTATTAAAGAAAAGTATCCAGGTGTTACATATGCGGATTTGTTCCAATTGGCCAGTGCTACTGCTATTGAG GACGCTGGAGGGCCTAAGATTCCCATGAAGTATGGACGAGTGGATGTCTCAGTACCGGACGAATGTCCAGAAGAAGGAAGGCTTCCAG ATGCTGGTCCTCCTTCACCTGCTGATCATCTTCGTAAAGTCTTCTATAGAATGGGACTGAATGACAAG GAGATTGTCGCATTGTCTGGCGCACACACTCTGGGGAGGTCTAGACCAGAACGAAGTGGTTGGGGAAAGCCAGAAACAAAATATACA AAAGATGGACCAGGGGCACCAGGAGGCCAATCATGGACTGCTGAGTGGTTGAAGTTTGATAATTCGTATTTTAAG GATATCAAAGAGAAAAGGGATGAGGATTTGCTGGTTTTGCCCACTGATGCTGCTCTATTTGAAGATCCATCATTCAAG GTATATGCTGAGAAATATGCAACAAATCAGGAGGAGTTTTTCAAGGACTATGCTGAAGCCCATGCGAAGCTCAGCAATCAGGGTGCACAATTCAACCCTCCCGAG GGTTTCTCAATAGAAGATGGCTCGCcaaatcctaaagcagagaaattcGTGGCATCCAAATACTCATCTGGAAAG GGTTGA
- the LOC113356406 gene encoding probable L-ascorbate peroxidase 6, chloroplastic/mitochondrial isoform X1 encodes MAAEQIVLSSTMSCLTTPASSSPSRLPPFSSSTKSRVSLLSTSSPSSVTSLRSSTFYSSPLPSLSIHHQRRSSLTHVTKTGAAVVNPTCSASDPDQLKSAREDIKQLLKTTFCHPIMIRLGWHDAGTYNKDIQEFPQRGGANGSLRFDVELKHGANAGLVNALKLLQPIKEKYPGVTYADLFQLASATAIEDAGGPKIPMKYGRVDVSVPDECPEEGRLPDAGPPSPADHLRKVFYRMGLNDKEIVALSGAHTLGRSRPERSGWGKPETKYTKDGPGAPGGQSWTAEWLKFDNSYFKDIKEKRDEDLLVLPTDAALFEDPSFKVYAEKYATNQEEFFKDYAEAHAKLSNQGAQFNPPEGFSIEDGSPNPKAEKFVASKYSSGKRELSDSMKQKIRAEYEGFGGSPDKPLKTNYFLNIIIIISVLAILTSLLGN; translated from the exons aTGGCAGCTGAACAGATAGTGTTGTCATCAACAATGTCTTGCTTAACTACTCCtgcttcttcttcaccttctcgtCTCCCTCCAttttcttcatcaacaaaatccaGAGTTTCTTTACTCTCTACTTCATCTCCTTCTTCTGTTACTTCTCTTAGATCTTCCACTTTTTATTCTTCTCCTCTTCCTTCTCTCTCCATCCATCATCAAAGGAGGTCATCATTGACTCATGTAACCAAGACAGGAGCAGCAGTAGTGAATCCAACATGCTCTGCATCAGATCCCGATCAGTTGAAAAGTGCAAGAGAAGATATCAAACAACTTCTCAAGACTACTTTCTGTCATCCAATCATG ATTCGTTTGGGATGGCATGATGCTGGTACTTATAACAAGGATATTCAAGAGTTCCCACAAAGAGGTGGAGCTAATGGAAGTTTGCGTTTCGATGTAGAACTGAAACATGGAGCTAATGCTG GTCTTGTTAATGCATTGAAGCTACTTCAGCCTATTAAAGAAAAGTATCCAGGTGTTACATATGCGGATTTGTTCCAATTGGCCAGTGCTACTGCTATTGAG GACGCTGGAGGGCCTAAGATTCCCATGAAGTATGGACGAGTGGATGTCTCAGTACCGGACGAATGTCCAGAAGAAGGAAGGCTTCCAG ATGCTGGTCCTCCTTCACCTGCTGATCATCTTCGTAAAGTCTTCTATAGAATGGGACTGAATGACAAG GAGATTGTCGCATTGTCTGGCGCACACACTCTGGGGAGGTCTAGACCAGAACGAAGTGGTTGGGGAAAGCCAGAAACAAAATATACA AAAGATGGACCAGGGGCACCAGGAGGCCAATCATGGACTGCTGAGTGGTTGAAGTTTGATAATTCGTATTTTAAG GATATCAAAGAGAAAAGGGATGAGGATTTGCTGGTTTTGCCCACTGATGCTGCTCTATTTGAAGATCCATCATTCAAG GTATATGCTGAGAAATATGCAACAAATCAGGAGGAGTTTTTCAAGGACTATGCTGAAGCCCATGCGAAGCTCAGCAATCAGGGTGCACAATTCAACCCTCCCGAG GGTTTCTCAATAGAAGATGGCTCGCcaaatcctaaagcagagaaattcGTGGCATCCAAATACTCATCTGGAAAG AGAGAGCTTTCTGACTCAATGAAGCAGAAGATTAGAGCAGAGTATGAAGGGTTTGGTGGCAGCCCAGATAAGCCTCTTAAAACAAACTACTTTTTAAATATTATAATTATCATCTCTGTTTTAGCTATTTTAACATCTCTTCTTGGGAACTAA